The Bacteroidales bacterium genome has a window encoding:
- the amrS gene encoding AmmeMemoRadiSam system radical SAM enzyme — MQEALYYKQLDNQEVQCQLCPHRCKIEPGQYGKCRTRVNQGGILFTESYGILSAISSDPIEKKPLYHFQPGRHILSIGSFGCNLNCDFCQNCEISQIDQKIFSRHSFQKPEDMVKKALLHPNNIGLAYTYNEPTVFYEYMIRCATLIKENNLSNVMVSNAYINPAPLEDLLPLMDGFNIDLKSFRNLFYKERSGASLHPVLESIRSIARSGKHLELTFLIIPDHNDDREEWRDMIKWISDYCGRETILHVSRYYPNYQMHTPPTPLSTIQEFLEHAREMIDYVYPGNTPQLDNHTYCPSCGNLLIERFLYKATVKGIGPGGFCTGCKKEIIGVFNNEAR, encoded by the coding sequence ATGCAGGAGGCTTTATACTACAAGCAACTGGATAATCAGGAGGTACAATGCCAGCTCTGCCCGCACAGATGCAAGATTGAACCTGGTCAGTATGGTAAATGCCGCACCCGGGTGAACCAGGGCGGAATCCTTTTTACCGAGAGTTACGGAATCCTCTCTGCCATCTCCTCAGATCCCATAGAGAAAAAACCTCTCTACCATTTTCAACCGGGACGTCATATTTTGTCTATCGGGAGTTTTGGCTGTAACCTGAACTGTGATTTCTGTCAGAATTGCGAAATTAGTCAGATTGATCAAAAGATATTTTCCCGGCATTCTTTCCAAAAGCCCGAAGACATGGTGAAAAAGGCCTTATTGCATCCGAATAATATTGGTCTGGCCTATACCTACAATGAACCCACCGTCTTTTATGAGTATATGATCCGGTGCGCGACACTGATCAAAGAGAACAATTTGAGCAATGTAATGGTTAGCAATGCTTATATAAATCCCGCCCCCCTGGAGGACCTGCTCCCCCTGATGGATGGCTTTAATATAGATCTTAAATCCTTCAGGAACCTTTTCTATAAAGAGCGTTCTGGAGCCAGTCTTCACCCTGTGCTTGAATCCATCAGAAGCATTGCCAGAAGCGGTAAACATTTGGAACTCACTTTCCTGATAATACCGGACCATAATGATGACAGGGAAGAGTGGAGAGATATGATCAAATGGATATCAGATTATTGCGGAAGGGAGACCATATTGCATGTCAGCAGGTACTATCCCAATTATCAGATGCATACCCCCCCCACTCCTCTCTCCACTATTCAAGAGTTCCTGGAGCATGCCAGAGAAATGATTGATTATGTGTACCCGGGAAATACACCGCAACTTGACAACCACACTTATTGTCCCTCATGCGGAAATCTTTTAATTGAAAGATTTCTGTATAAGGCCACTGTTAAGGGTATAGGACCGGGGGGATTTTGTACAGGCTGTAAAAAAGAAATTATTGGAGTCTTTAATAACGAAGCCAGATGA
- a CDS encoding glycosyltransferase family 39 protein translates to MTPTTHGEYYFNKPPLYNWILLGFFNLFNQHSELVLRLSAVISLLLFGVIIYFTTRKELGTRVAVLSSLLFISCGRILFYDSMRGLIDLSFSLVVFLNFYLIYYFLARRKYLPLYMVSYFLASVAFLMKRLPAVIFQGLTLCTALACFKSFKKLFHPAHLAGLMIFVILVGGYYFLLWENSQEPEFFRRLVSESTKRTIVNHGIWSTIKHLFFFPFDQVYHLLPWSLLFIFLFRKSFYGHLRENKYAGYLALVFLVNIPVYWASVGTHPRYLFMLYPILLILLVHYYLILKDRDPLGLLVDGFCFFRTGTGIRNLVFLNAQHFRFGEVPAYF, encoded by the coding sequence ATCACCCCTACGACCCATGGAGAATACTATTTCAACAAGCCTCCCCTTTACAATTGGATATTACTGGGATTCTTTAATCTTTTTAATCAACATTCCGAATTAGTCCTGCGACTATCTGCGGTAATTTCATTACTGCTCTTTGGTGTGATCATTTATTTCACCACCCGAAAGGAACTGGGCACAAGGGTGGCTGTTCTGAGTTCCCTGCTATTTATCAGCTGCGGACGGATCCTTTTCTACGATTCCATGAGAGGACTGATAGACCTGAGCTTTTCCCTGGTAGTTTTTCTGAATTTTTACCTGATATACTATTTTCTGGCCAGGAGGAAGTATTTGCCGCTCTATATGGTGAGCTATTTTCTCGCATCCGTGGCATTCCTGATGAAGAGATTACCTGCTGTGATTTTTCAGGGCCTGACCCTGTGCACCGCCCTGGCCTGTTTTAAATCCTTCAAGAAATTATTCCATCCTGCGCACCTGGCCGGTCTTATGATCTTTGTCATTCTGGTGGGCGGATACTACTTCCTTTTATGGGAAAACAGCCAGGAACCTGAATTTTTCAGGCGCCTGGTGTCAGAATCAACTAAAAGGACCATTGTTAATCATGGTATATGGAGCACCATAAAGCACCTGTTTTTCTTTCCCTTTGACCAGGTCTACCATCTCCTTCCCTGGTCCCTGTTGTTTATATTTCTTTTCAGGAAATCATTTTACGGCCATCTCAGGGAGAATAAGTATGCGGGATATCTGGCGCTGGTCTTTCTGGTGAATATTCCGGTTTACTGGGCATCGGTGGGAACCCATCCAAGATACCTTTTTATGCTGTACCCCATCCTGCTTATTTTATTGGTCCATTACTACCTGATACTGAAAGACAGGGACCCCTTGGGCCTTCTGGTTGATGGTTTTTGTTTTTTTCGGACTGGCACTGGTATTCGGAACCTGGTATTTCTTAACGCACAGCATTTCCGGTTCGGGGAGGTCCCTGCTTATTTTTAG
- a CDS encoding TrpB-like pyridoxal phosphate-dependent enzyme — MNKSKKILLSEKEMPRQWYNIAADLPGTINPPLGPDGNPIGPEMLAPVFPMNLIEQEVSTQRWIDIPEKVMEMLSIWRPAPLVRAFALEEALGTPARIYYKNESVSPAGSHKPNTAVAQAYYNKEFGINKLTTETGAGQWGSALSFATSLLGMECKVFMVRVSFDQKPFRKMMMEAWGGSCIASPSNETKAGRDVLAEHPDTPGSLGIAISEAVEAAVTDESGQTRYSLGSVLNHVMLHQTIIGLEAKKQLEKIGEKLPDVVIGCAGGGSNFAGLAFPFMQEKIHGANMEIIPVEPASCPTLTKAPFAYDHGDLAKLTPLLAMNSLGHGFIPPPIHAGGLRYHGMSPLVSHAVKEGLATPEAIHQLECYEAGILFARTEGIIPAPETTHAIASAIRQARQAKEERKEKVILFNFSGHGLMDLVGYDKFLKGELRDHELSNEEFEQFTAVLKNHPSPVI, encoded by the coding sequence ATGAACAAAAGCAAAAAGATCCTTCTTAGTGAAAAAGAGATGCCCAGGCAGTGGTATAATATTGCAGCAGACCTTCCGGGAACCATTAATCCCCCATTGGGGCCTGACGGAAATCCCATCGGGCCTGAAATGCTGGCACCGGTTTTTCCCATGAACCTGATTGAGCAGGAGGTCAGTACCCAAAGGTGGATTGATATTCCAGAAAAGGTGATGGAGATGCTAAGCATCTGGCGCCCGGCACCCCTGGTCAGGGCCTTTGCCCTGGAAGAGGCCCTGGGCACTCCTGCCCGCATCTATTATAAGAATGAGAGTGTCTCCCCGGCAGGCAGTCACAAACCAAACACCGCTGTGGCCCAGGCCTATTATAATAAGGAGTTCGGAATCAATAAACTGACCACCGAAACCGGAGCGGGACAGTGGGGGAGTGCCCTTTCTTTCGCAACCTCCCTGCTGGGAATGGAATGCAAAGTATTTATGGTGCGGGTAAGTTTTGACCAGAAGCCTTTCCGTAAGATGATGATGGAGGCCTGGGGCGGTTCATGCATTGCCAGTCCAAGTAATGAAACAAAAGCCGGGAGAGATGTCCTGGCTGAACATCCCGACACCCCCGGAAGCCTGGGTATCGCTATCAGTGAAGCGGTTGAGGCTGCGGTGACCGATGAAAGCGGTCAGACCCGCTACTCCCTGGGGAGTGTACTCAACCATGTGATGCTTCATCAGACCATCATTGGTCTGGAAGCGAAAAAGCAACTCGAAAAAATAGGGGAGAAGCTCCCCGATGTAGTGATCGGATGTGCCGGAGGAGGCAGTAATTTTGCCGGTCTGGCCTTCCCCTTTATGCAGGAGAAAATCCATGGTGCAAACATGGAGATTATTCCTGTGGAGCCCGCAAGTTGCCCCACCCTCACCAAAGCTCCCTTTGCCTATGACCATGGCGACCTGGCTAAATTAACCCCGCTGCTTGCCATGAATTCACTGGGACATGGATTTATTCCTCCCCCAATCCATGCAGGCGGTCTTCGCTACCACGGCATGTCACCGCTGGTGAGCCATGCGGTTAAAGAGGGACTGGCAACACCCGAGGCCATCCATCAGCTGGAGTGTTACGAGGCAGGAATACTCTTCGCCCGCACCGAAGGAATCATTCCGGCTCCGGAAACCACTCATGCCATCGCTTCAGCCATCCGGCAGGCCAGGCAGGCAAAAGAAGAGAGGAAAGAGAAGGTAATCCTGTTTAATTTCAGCGGTCATGGATTGATGGACCTGGTAGGTTACGACAAGTTCCTGAAAGGTGAGCTTCGGGACCATGAACTCTCCAACGAAGAATTTGAACAATTTACAGCCGTATTGAAGAATCACCCTTCACCGGTGATCTGA
- a CDS encoding OsmC family peroxiredoxin has protein sequence MSVRTAKSEWKGTLKDGKGSMNFSNYSGPFTFKSRFEEGSGTNPEELIGAAHSGCFSMFLAALISGEDLTPESVKTTAKVHLGRDDKGPLITRIELESHVKCPGLSREKFEELAAAAKEGCPVSRLVAAAEIKLSATLEG, from the coding sequence ATGTCAGTTCGAACAGCAAAATCAGAATGGAAAGGAACCCTTAAGGATGGTAAGGGTTCGATGAATTTCAGTAATTACAGCGGCCCCTTCACCTTTAAATCGCGGTTTGAAGAGGGTAGCGGAACCAACCCTGAAGAACTCATTGGGGCAGCCCACTCAGGCTGTTTCTCCATGTTTCTCGCAGCTCTGATCAGCGGAGAGGATCTGACTCCGGAGAGCGTGAAGACCACGGCAAAGGTTCATTTGGGACGGGATGATAAAGGGCCTCTGATCACCCGTATTGAACTGGAAAGCCACGTGAAATGCCCGGGGCTGTCCCGGGAAAAGTTTGAAGAACTGGCCGCAGCGGCCAAAGAGGGCTGTCCCGTTTCGAGGTTGGTGGCAGCTGCTGAAATTAAGCTTTCAGCCACGCTGGAAGGCTAA
- a CDS encoding ThuA domain-containing protein — protein MKLDRRRFLSSTGVIAAGASLGLHASEHQKSRILPVQQELPSLEGRKVLYTYGGWKGHEPDQSLELFRPWMEKEGAKVDAFDTLEPYEDEAYMNEVDLVIQVFTMASITGSQEKGLIKAVSSGCGLAGWHGGLCDSFRQNVEYQFMTGGQWVAHPGGVIDYRVKVTDHEDPVTRGLSDFDMHSEQYYLHVDPNMKVLATTTFGADHAPWIDGCTMPVVWKKMHGSGRIFYSSLGHVMKDFEVPEALEIMQRGIRWASASRYAPAEAWKNPVY, from the coding sequence ATGAAACTAGATCGCCGCCGCTTCCTGTCCAGTACGGGAGTCATTGCAGCAGGAGCCTCCCTGGGGCTTCATGCCAGCGAGCACCAGAAATCCAGAATCCTTCCTGTCCAGCAGGAGCTTCCATCGCTGGAAGGTCGTAAAGTTTTATACACGTATGGCGGGTGGAAAGGACATGAACCCGATCAATCCCTGGAACTTTTCAGACCCTGGATGGAGAAGGAGGGTGCCAAAGTGGATGCTTTTGATACTCTGGAACCTTATGAAGATGAAGCCTATATGAATGAGGTCGATCTGGTCATCCAGGTTTTCACTATGGCCAGCATCACCGGGAGTCAGGAAAAGGGACTTATTAAGGCGGTCTCTTCAGGTTGCGGCCTGGCAGGCTGGCATGGAGGGCTCTGCGATTCCTTCAGGCAGAATGTGGAATATCAGTTTATGACAGGAGGACAATGGGTGGCCCATCCGGGAGGGGTGATCGATTACCGGGTAAAGGTGACGGACCATGAGGATCCCGTCACCAGGGGACTGTCTGATTTTGATATGCACAGTGAACAGTATTATTTGCATGTGGACCCCAATATGAAGGTGCTTGCCACAACCACTTTCGGGGCCGATCATGCTCCCTGGATCGATGGCTGTACCATGCCGGTGGTCTGGAAGAAGATGCATGGCTCCGGACGGATATTCTATTCTTCGCTGGGACATGTCATGAAGGACTTCGAAGTGCCGGAAGCCCTGGAGATTATGCAGCGAGGCATCCGGTGGGCCTCTGCCAGCAGATATGCTCCTGCTGAAGCATGGAAGAACCCTGTCTATTAA
- a CDS encoding cold shock domain-containing protein encodes MKEGKVKFFNESKGYGFIKDVESDEEYFVHVSGLIDKIKEDDNVTFELSEGRKGLNAVNVKLI; translated from the coding sequence ATGAAAGAAGGTAAAGTAAAATTCTTTAACGAATCCAAGGGATATGGGTTTATTAAGGACGTCGAATCCGACGAAGAGTATTTTGTCCATGTATCAGGTCTGATTGACAAGATCAAGGAAGATGACAATGTAACTTTCGAACTTTCCGAAGGACGAAAAGGATTAAATGCAGTGAATGTCAAACTTATATAG
- a CDS encoding hemolysin III family protein — MEKNQKFSRGEELANAASHFLGSLLSVAALILMVDFSILHGTIWYVVSTSIFGVSMIVLYFSSTLTHILPMGKAKDLFFNFDRIAIYLLIAGTYTPIALLTLHGPIGWVIFGIEWGLAILGTVMILMRPGDFNDGVSTFYVVSYAVMGWLILIAVVPLIQRLPLMGSLWILIGGLCYTLGILFYKVIRFPYHHLVWHLLVLAGTVSHFFAVFFYMIPR; from the coding sequence ATGGAAAAAAATCAGAAGTTTTCCCGTGGTGAAGAGCTGGCTAACGCGGCCTCTCATTTTTTGGGATCCCTGCTGTCAGTGGCCGCTTTGATATTGATGGTTGATTTCTCGATCCTCCATGGAACCATCTGGTATGTGGTAAGCACCTCCATTTTTGGAGTATCTATGATCGTGCTTTATTTCTCCTCCACACTGACCCATATCCTTCCCATGGGTAAAGCCAAGGACCTGTTTTTCAACTTTGACCGGATCGCTATCTATCTGCTGATTGCCGGGACCTACACGCCCATCGCTCTGCTCACTTTACACGGGCCCATCGGCTGGGTGATATTCGGGATTGAATGGGGACTGGCCATCCTGGGGACGGTCATGATCCTTATGCGACCCGGTGATTTTAATGACGGGGTGAGCACCTTTTATGTGGTTTCCTATGCGGTAATGGGCTGGCTGATCCTGATTGCTGTTGTACCGTTGATCCAGCGACTGCCCCTGATGGGGAGCCTTTGGATCCTCATAGGCGGTTTATGTTATACTCTGGGAATTCTCTTTTACAAGGTCATACGTTTTCCTTATCACCATCTTGTATGGCATCTGCTGGTACTGGCAGGAACTGTTTCACACTTCTTCGCTGTATTTTTCTATATGATCCCAAGGTAA
- the msrA gene encoding peptide-methionine (S)-S-oxide reductase MsrA: protein MKKNYEIATLGGGCFWCVEAIFERVQGVQHVESGYSGGNVLNPDYKMVTSGSTGHAEVVQITFDPETVSYLELLEIFFKTHDPTTLNRQGADVGTQYRSIVLYHNEEQERLARQVIRQLDSERIWTGPIVTMVEPFEAFYSAEAYHQEYYENNPNQGYCRLVITPKLEKFEKVFREKLK from the coding sequence ATGAAAAAAAACTACGAAATTGCGACTTTAGGTGGCGGATGCTTCTGGTGTGTCGAAGCGATATTTGAACGTGTACAAGGAGTTCAACACGTGGAATCCGGGTATTCAGGTGGAAATGTACTGAATCCCGATTATAAAATGGTTACAAGTGGCAGTACCGGTCATGCAGAGGTGGTGCAGATTACCTTCGACCCGGAAACTGTCTCCTACCTGGAACTTCTGGAGATTTTCTTCAAGACTCACGATCCAACCACCCTGAACCGGCAGGGGGCTGATGTGGGCACACAGTACAGATCCATCGTTCTCTATCACAACGAAGAGCAAGAAAGGCTTGCCAGGCAAGTCATCCGGCAGCTAGATTCAGAGAGGATATGGACCGGTCCGATCGTAACCATGGTGGAGCCGTTTGAGGCCTTCTACAGTGCCGAGGCATACCATCAGGAATACTATGAAAACAATCCCAATCAGGGATATTGCCGGCTGGTTATCACGCCTAAACTGGAGAAATTTGAAAAAGTCTTCAGGGAGAAGCTAAAATAG
- a CDS encoding TIGR00730 family Rossman fold protein: protein MKRIAVYCGSSSGNNQVYREQAAATGRFLARQGMELIFGGGKVGLMGMLADAALEAGGKVTGVIPRFLKTREVAHDKLTELIAVESMHQRKALIYEMSDGFMALPGGYGTMEELFEMLTWGQLGLHPKPVGLLNVEGFFDHLLYSLDHMVQEGFLHEINRNMVLCSRKPEELLELMIAYEAPKVPKWL from the coding sequence ATGAAAAGGATCGCAGTTTATTGCGGGTCAAGCAGCGGAAATAATCAGGTCTACAGGGAGCAGGCAGCCGCTACCGGAAGATTCCTCGCCCGGCAGGGTATGGAACTGATCTTTGGTGGAGGGAAAGTGGGTTTAATGGGGATGCTGGCCGATGCTGCCCTGGAAGCAGGCGGGAAAGTTACCGGTGTCATTCCCCGTTTCTTAAAAACCAGGGAGGTGGCCCATGATAAACTGACCGAACTGATTGCCGTGGAAAGCATGCACCAGCGTAAAGCCCTGATATATGAGATGAGTGACGGGTTCATGGCCCTTCCGGGCGGATATGGCACAATGGAAGAACTCTTTGAGATGTTAACCTGGGGGCAACTTGGATTACATCCAAAGCCCGTCGGGCTATTAAATGTGGAGGGATTTTTCGATCATTTGCTCTATTCCCTGGACCATATGGTCCAGGAGGGATTTCTGCACGAGATCAACCGCAACATGGTCCTGTGCAGCCGGAAGCCGGAAGAACTGCTGGAGCTGATGATTGCCTATGAGGCCCCGAAGGTGCCCAAATGGCTGTAA
- a CDS encoding tetratricopeptide repeat-containing sensor histidine kinase yields the protein MNRILVLFCIVSWPFGNLHGQDYRTDNEQATTYYELSLSLQKDFPDSALYFANRAELILQRNDPESLLPFIYKSKGQIYELKLLTERSLLYYRKAYDEFIRLEDFDQIGDCALKMGNLYYDMANFSEAYFFYMQSLNAYERENDRMGIAQMENNLGNVSHDMQRWDEAEKHYLKAYSIYRKIGLSAEEYGSLSNLGMIFYERELYDSALFYFQKVMNELDPDSLASSVEYYILSGVYNNSALTYDELNEKELAMDYFRKALNLAIRANDQNTAGTVYVNLGSLYGEIGDQASALLYLHQALRIAQQRKFRSLELEVYEELARLHAKPGSYASAYNWQLRYDTLYKALFNEDQSEKIMRLRSRYEQEISEKEIQQLQSESQVQKMLNKLFIIFIVIIVALAIFIAINLRSKKRTNQMLAERNLQFSNAIQKISESENELQNLNRSKDRIFSVVAHDLRNPVAAVTGFSELLYDNFEEFTKETQKEYLLQILQGTQRIQNLLENLLIWARSQMKALKYEPETIHVEGLLQECVRELQANLDHKKVDCLVNMDKACVVFADKAMIRTVFRNLIINAIKFSFPGGKIRLKSEAAPEECKILISDEGIGIQPEIQEKLFTSSEVVSTPGTTGESGSGLGLLICKEFLERNKGTIRVESEPGNGSTFIVSLPARNTDDPILASP from the coding sequence ATGAATCGAATACTGGTTTTGTTCTGCATTGTATCCTGGCCATTCGGGAATCTCCATGGCCAGGATTACAGAACCGATAATGAACAGGCCACTACGTATTATGAACTTTCTCTTTCACTGCAGAAGGATTTTCCGGATAGCGCACTTTATTTTGCCAACCGGGCAGAATTGATTCTCCAGAGAAACGATCCGGAATCTCTTCTTCCCTTTATTTATAAGAGTAAAGGACAGATTTATGAACTAAAACTCCTTACCGAGCGCAGCCTGCTATATTACAGGAAGGCCTATGATGAGTTTATCAGGCTGGAGGATTTCGACCAGATAGGGGATTGTGCCCTGAAGATGGGAAACCTCTATTATGATATGGCCAATTTCAGTGAGGCGTATTTCTTCTACATGCAGAGCCTGAATGCTTATGAAAGGGAGAATGACCGGATGGGCATCGCCCAGATGGAGAACAATCTGGGTAATGTATCTCATGATATGCAACGATGGGATGAGGCGGAAAAGCACTATTTGAAAGCTTATAGCATTTACCGTAAAATCGGGCTTTCTGCGGAAGAGTATGGATCCTTAAGCAATTTAGGGATGATATTCTACGAACGGGAGCTTTACGATTCGGCTCTGTTCTATTTTCAGAAAGTGATGAATGAGCTTGATCCCGATTCTCTTGCCTCCTCCGTGGAGTATTATATCCTGTCGGGAGTATACAATAATTCGGCCCTGACTTACGATGAGCTGAACGAGAAGGAGCTGGCAATGGACTATTTCAGAAAGGCCCTGAATCTGGCCATCCGGGCAAACGATCAGAATACTGCGGGAACTGTATATGTGAACCTTGGATCCTTATATGGGGAGATTGGAGACCAGGCCTCTGCACTCCTGTATCTGCACCAGGCACTCAGAATAGCCCAGCAGCGTAAATTTCGCTCCCTGGAGCTGGAGGTATACGAGGAGCTGGCCAGGCTCCATGCGAAACCGGGTTCCTATGCATCTGCCTATAACTGGCAGTTAAGGTACGATACGCTCTACAAAGCGCTTTTTAATGAAGACCAGTCGGAGAAGATCATGCGTCTCAGGAGCAGATATGAACAGGAGATCAGCGAAAAAGAGATCCAGCAGCTGCAATCAGAATCACAGGTGCAAAAGATGCTGAATAAGCTATTCATTATATTCATTGTGATCATAGTCGCCCTGGCGATTTTCATTGCCATCAACCTCCGGTCCAAAAAACGAACCAACCAGATGCTGGCAGAACGAAACCTGCAATTCTCAAATGCCATACAAAAAATCAGTGAATCTGAAAACGAACTGCAGAATCTGAACAGATCCAAGGACCGCATTTTCTCAGTGGTGGCACACGATCTCAGGAATCCGGTGGCTGCCGTTACAGGATTCTCCGAACTTCTTTATGACAATTTTGAAGAGTTTACCAAAGAAACTCAAAAAGAGTATCTCCTTCAGATTCTTCAGGGAACCCAAAGGATTCAGAACCTGCTTGAAAATCTGCTGATCTGGGCCAGATCACAAATGAAAGCCCTTAAATATGAACCGGAAACCATTCATGTGGAAGGGCTGCTCCAGGAGTGTGTCAGAGAGCTTCAGGCTAACCTGGACCATAAAAAAGTAGATTGTCTGGTTAATATGGACAAGGCTTGTGTGGTTTTTGCCGATAAGGCCATGATCCGTACCGTGTTCAGGAACCTGATCATCAACGCCATTAAATTCAGTTTTCCCGGTGGGAAAATCCGGCTTAAATCGGAAGCTGCTCCGGAGGAATGTAAAATCCTGATTTCGGATGAAGGCATAGGAATTCAGCCTGAAATACAGGAGAAACTCTTTACTTCCAGTGAGGTGGTCTCTACACCGGGTACAACCGGCGAATCCGGATCAGGCTTGGGTCTTTTGATATGTAAGGAATTTCTGGAAAGAAACAAGGGCACGATCCGCGTTGAAAGTGAACCGGGCAATGGTTCCACATTCATTGTCAGTCTCCCGGCCAGAAACACCGATGATCCTATTTTAGCTTCTCCCTGA